A genomic stretch from Setaria italica strain Yugu1 chromosome VII, Setaria_italica_v2.0, whole genome shotgun sequence includes:
- the LOC101771018 gene encoding ervatamin-B, translating into MTMATASASLAVALLFASLLAGTVFSDDIIPIMRIPLLERFHAWQAEYNRTYATPEEFQYRFKVYCENVKFIETMNRAGSSYELGENQFTDLTQEEFEDMYLMKLNEVASAPEAMGQLGTMNAGGTSGGGNTDEAPNYVDWRTKGAVTPVKDQQQCGSCWAFAAVASIEGVHKIKTGRLVSLSEQEIVDCDRGGNDHGCHGGYPSSAMAWVARNGGLTTESDYPYVGRQGQCRRDKLGHHAATIRGVWAVQRNNEAMLERAVAGQPVAVSINASRAFQFYKRGVFSGPCNTSLNHAVTVVGYGADPDGRKYWIVKNSWGQTWGENGYVRLERRVSSREGMCGIAMEPYYPVM; encoded by the exons ATGACCATGGCTACCGCCTCAGCTTCGCTAGCTGTCGCCCTACTATTCGCCAGCCTCCTGGCAGGCACGGTGTTCAGTGATGATATCATACCCATCATGCGCATACCCTTGTTGGAGCGGTTCCATGCCTGGCAGGCTGAATACAATCGCACCTATGCGACCCCAGAGGAATTCCAGTACCGCTTCAAGGTCTATTGCGAGAATGTCAAGTTCATCGAAACCATGAACCGGGCCGGGAGCTCATATGAGCTCGGCGAGAACCAGTTCACCGACCTCACCCAAGAGGAGTTTGAGGACATGTACCTCATGAAGCTCAACGAGGTGGCCTCAGCCCCAGAGGCCATGGGACAGCTCGGCACCATGAACGCGGGGGGCACGTCTGGCGGTGGCAACACCGACGAGGCCCCCAACTATGTGGACTGGAGGACCAAGGGAGCAGTGACGCCGGTCAAGGACCAGCAGCAATGCG GCTCTTGCTGGGCGTTTGCTGCGGTGGCGTCCATCGAAGGTGTTCACAAGATAAAGACAGGCCGTCTCGTGTCTCTGTCGGAGCAGGAGATCGTGGACTGCGATCGTGGGGGGAACGACCATGGCTGCCATGGTGGTTACCCTAGCTCCGCCATGGCGTGGGTCGCACGCAACGGCGGCCTGACCACTGAGTCGGACTACCCGTACGTGGGAAGGCAGGGACAGTGCAGGCGTGACAAGCTTGGTCACCACGCGGCCACGATCCGTGGCGTCTGGGCGGTGCAGCGCAACAATGAGGCCATGCTGGAGCGTGCCGTGGCGGGGCAGCCGGTCGCCGTGTCCATCAACGCGAGCCGGGCCTTCCAGTTCTACAAGCGCGGGGTGTTCTCGGGCCCCTGCAACACCTCACTGAACCACGCCGTCACGGTTGTCGGGTATGGAGCCGACCCCGATGGCCGCAAGTACTGGATCGTCAAGAACTCATGGGGGCAGACGTGGGGTGAGAATGGCTACGTGCGACTGGAGAGGCGTGTCAGCTCTAGGGAGGGCATGTGCGGCATCGCCATGGAGCCGTACTACCCGGTGATGTGA